Proteins encoded together in one Clostridium kluyveri DSM 555 window:
- a CDS encoding HNH endonuclease, whose translation MARPRDEYDNIYKSRRWQRVRKIVLIRDNYLCQPCLRRGLIKEANTVHHIVELRKDLSKAFELDNLESICPACHNKEHPERNGSKKKKKRRDIYKFYNNDIV comes from the coding sequence TTGGCCAGACCAAGAGATGAATATGACAATATATATAAATCTAGAAGATGGCAGAGAGTAAGGAAGATAGTATTAATTAGGGATAATTACTTATGCCAGCCATGTTTAAGGCGTGGGTTAATTAAGGAAGCCAATACAGTTCATCATATAGTGGAGTTAAGAAAAGATTTAAGCAAAGCTTTTGAACTGGATAACTTGGAGTCTATATGTCCTGCTTGTCATAACAAAGAGCATCCTGAACGTAATGGAAGCAAGAAGAAGAAAAAAAGACGAGATATTTATAAATTTTACAATAATGACATTGTATAA
- a CDS encoding transglycosylase, whose translation MNKVACDKCGKKFEINLKTRRLPLDVREAYFICPHCNERYVCYYTDPQIREKQKEINKLQDECWKIKSPAEKADMELKIMRFKDEIGADMEELKKRV comes from the coding sequence ATGAATAAAGTTGCATGTGATAAATGCGGTAAAAAGTTTGAGATAAACCTTAAGACCAGAAGACTTCCACTTGATGTAAGAGAAGCTTACTTTATATGTCCACACTGCAATGAAAGGTATGTCTGCTATTATACAGACCCACAGATAAGAGAAAAGCAAAAAGAGATTAATAAATTGCAGGATGAATGCTGGAAGATTAAAAGTCCAGCTGAAAAAGCTGATATGGAATTAAAGATTATGAGGTTTAAGGATGAAATAGGAGCAGATATGGAAGAATTAAAGAAAAGAGTCTAA